The nucleotide sequence AGTCTGAAGCGGGATGGACCCTGCGGACGATCGAACGGAAGGGCGATGGGTACACCCGTCCGCCGGGTACCTGTGTCGACCCGGACCGGATACGCGACCTCACCCGGCTGATGGATGACAAAGGGCTGCTTACTTGGAAGGCACCTCCCGGCAAATGGACCATCCTGCGCATCGGGCATGTGAACACCGGAAAACAAAACGGACCGGCCCCGCCGGAAGGCACCGGCTGGGAGTGCAACAAACTGTCTGAAGAAGGCGCCGCGGCGCATTTCCAGGGGTATATCGGGCGGTTATCGAACAGCAGCGGCCCTGTGGGCAACGGACTGCTCAACGGTATGCTCCTCGATAGCTGGGAGTGCGAAACACAGACCTGGACCGATGATATGGAGGCGGAATTTGAGCGCGTTACCGCTTACCCGCTCCGCAAATGGCTGCCCGCCGTGTTCGGCTATGTAATAAAAGACCCTGAGACCACTTTCCGTTTTCTGCGCGACTGGCGGGCGACGATCAGCGATCTTGTTACCAATAAGTTTTATGGCAAGATGCATCAGCTTGCAAAGGAGCGGAACCTGTCCATCACTTATGAAACAGCAGCAGGCGACGTATTTCCTGCCGACATCATGGAGTACTATAAATATGCTGATGTTCCGATGTGCGAGTTCTGGCAACCTTTCACCAACGGGTATGTCGGATCCCTGAACTTCAAACCCATAAAACCTACGACGTCCGCCGCCCGGCTGTATGGGAAACCCCGTATTGCCGCTGAGGCCTTTACTTCTTTTGCGCTTACCTGGGACGAGCAGTGGCAGCAGCTCAAAGAGGTGGCCAATATCAATATGATCGAGGGGGTTACCCACCTGGTATTTCATACCTATACCCACAATCCGCAAACGGACTTTCTAAAGCCGGGTACTTCTTTCGGGTCGGGTATCGGCACTCCATTTCTCAGGGGCCAGACCTGGTGGAAACACATGCCCGAGATCAACCGCTATTTTGCCCGTTGTAATTACCTGCTGGAAAAAGGACGGCCTGTATCCGACATACTCTGGTACCTGGGCGATGCGATCGACCACAAACCGGATCAGCAGGCGCCGTTCCCCGAAGGGTTTAAATATGATTATTGCAATACCGATGTATTGCTGAACCGGCTTTCTGTCGATAACGGATGGATCGTTACGCCGGAAGGGATCCGGTACCGGCTCCTGTGGCTGCCCGACAATACCCGCCTGCTGCCTGAAACGGTTAAAAAAATAGCGGCGCTGGTAAAAGCAGGAGCAACCGTGGTGGGTAATGCGCCTTCGGGAATTGCGACACTCCGCGGCGGGATCGCTGCAAAAGAGTCGTTTGATGCAATGGTAAAGAGCATCTGGGTTCAGCCCCGGGGCATCCGGCAATCCGGCAGGGGAACGATCATTTCCGGCATGTCCCTGTCTGATGCGCTGAGCGCCTTAAACATTGCACCTGATGTTTCCGGCGGAGCGGCACAGTGGCTCCACCGCAGCACACCGGATGCCGACTGGTATTTTATCTGTCCTTCAAAAGGGAACCGGTTCAACGGCACACTGAGCTTTCGTAATACCGGAATGGTTGAGTTGTGGGATCCTGTTTCCGGAGACATTACACCCATCCGGACCGAACAGCAGGGAGATCGTACTTCGGTTGCACTCGATCTGCCGGAAGCGGGTTCCTGTTTCCTTGTGTTCCGCCGCAATAACAGGGAAAAGAAAAACAAACAACCGGCCACCGTAACGACGGTTGCCTCCACTGCTCTTACAAACCCCTGGACCCTCCGCTTTCCGGAAGGCTGGGGCGCACCATCCCTGCTAAAGCTATCCGGGCTCAAACCCTGGAAGGAGCTCGATCTTTCAAAGGAAGGAAAAGCTTTTTCCGGAACGGCTGTTTACACCACGACCTTCCGGCTGGACCAGGTGGCACCGGACATGCAGTATTCGATCGACCTGGGCGAGGTCGGTATGATCGCTTCTGTAGCTGTTAACGGGCAATCCCTGCGCACCTTATGGGCCGCCCCTTACAAGCTGGATATCACAAAAGCCATCCGGCCGGGTGATAACACTTTAAAAATCGAAGTGACCAGCACCTGGTTCAACCGCCTGGTATATGATGCGGGGCTACCAGAAGACCGGAGAAAGACGTGGACCATAAACGGACCTCCAAAGGAAGCCGCTCTGAGGAAGAGCGGGCTGACAGGGCCGGTGCGGATCATTACAGAAAAAACAGGCCGTTAGGTACCGGCAGTTGCGTTTTCACTTTTACATTTTACGTAATCTTCCGGAGGCGATGACTGCCGGGAACAGCGGTGTCAACAGGCCGTCTACATTTTGTAACCGGGTCCGTAAGGCGTTGTAGACGTTTAATAGACGCCTGTTTTTTGGAATAACTCCTGTTTCAATAAAATATTTGCTCATTGTTATATTAAAAAAAATATTATGAGCAACAAAACCTTGGCAATCGTTTCCTACATCACGATCATCGGCTGGCTGATCACTTATTTTTCCTATAAGGACCAGCAGGAAAAAAGCACACTGGTAAGCTATCATCTGGAGCAGGGATTGGGTGTCTTTATTTTCAGTGTGATCGTTTCCATTGCAGTGGGCATCCTGTCTGCCATCCTCCCGGCCCTCTCACTCATTTTTTCACTCATCAGTCTTGTACCTCTCATCCTGCTGATACTGGGCATCATCAATGCTGCAAACGAGGTATGCAAACCTGTACCTGTTATCGGGAAGTTTTTTGAAAAAAAATTCGGGTTCCTGGCATAAGCCGCTTTCACCTCCAACAGATATTTTTATGAGGCAAATCTTCCTTCTCCTGTCCGCAGTCCTCATTACCTCCTTTGCCGGCGCACAGGCCAGTAAAGCCTATATAGAAGTAAGGGGAATGGCAAAGGTACCCAGGACGGTAAAATCCTATATCCTCGATATCCTTATTTCGGAGGACCTCAGCACCGGTGAGGCCAACTCTTATGATTCCATTAAAAACGCCTTCTTCACCGCCGCAAAAGCTGCGGGTTATAAGGAGGACCGGTTCCGGGAAGACCAGCTGGGCTATGCGTTATTACAATATCCCGGCAAGGGCAGCATGTACCATTTTGAGACCAGTAATGAGGCCGATATTATCAAATTGCACCGCCTGGCCGGTGAACGTGGCAGCGCCGTAAGCATTGCATCCCGGCGCATCCGGTACGAACCTGTAACGGATATGGACAGGATCTATACCGCCGCTTTTGCCGATGGCAAACAACGGGCTGAAAAAATAGCAAAAACCATGGGTAAAAAGCTGGGACAGCTTATTGCCGTGGTCGACTACTCCGCCGCACCCATGGATACGGAAGAGACTTCCTATTACAAACAAACGGATGATACCTATTATTATCTTTCCGCCCAGTTTGCAATAGAATAAGGATTACTGCAGGGCCGTTGCCATACCTATGAACACAAAGCGGCGTCCGCCGGTGCATTGGTGCGCAGCATTTCAAACAATAAGCAACCGTCGCTGCCCGGAAGCTCTCGACGGGCTGTTTCAGACCACCGCTGCTTTATAGATGTGCTGATAAAATAGTATATTCGTCTACCGCATCTAAATCGCGCCATTTGAAAATACTTACAGTACTTCTGTTGATCATTTGCACCGCTGTTTGTCTGTTAAAATGTACAGACCGGCGTACTGCCTCCGGCGATCCAAGAGGCAGCCGGTATGCCGGCGCCGCAAGCTGCGTACAGTGCCATAAAAATATATCGGATGATTATGTGCACACCAGCCATTTTAACACTTCTGCAAAAGTGGACGCAGAGCGGTTCCGCAAACTGATTGCCGCGCTGAGCGACACGGTGCATTTTCCCAACGACCAGCTGGTGGTACTGGAAACAGCACACAGCAAACTGGTTCAGTCCTATCTGTTAAACGGCAGGCAGGAACGGAGCGAGCCCCTGGATGTAGCCTTTGGTTCCGGCGAAAAAGCATGGACCTTTGCCTACTGGAAAGACGACCAGTTGTTTGAACTGCCCCTCACTTATTTAAGTGCTATAAAACGCTGGACCAACAGTCCGGGCTTTCAAAAGGACCGCCCCAATTACACGCGCCCCATTGTGCGCCGCTGTTTTGAATGCCATAGCTCCTATGCTTATTCGGAGAACAGCCTGGCCCAGGGCCAGTACGCGGTAGAGCAGATAAAGGCCAATACCGTCCTGTACGGTCTGGACTGTGAGCGCTGTCACGGGCCGGCGGCGGAGCACGTAACTTTCCACCAGGATAACCCGCAGGAAAAGAAAGCCCGGAACATGGTATCTATAAAGGCGCTGAGCCGGCAGCAGCAGCTGGACCTCTGCGCTACCTGCCATTCCGGCGACCCGGTATCGCTGCGGTCCATTTTCGCCTTTACCCCCGGCGACTCCCTTACGAACTACTATATGTACTATCCCGGCTCGGGTAAGGATCCGGATGCCCATGGCATGCAAATGCAGTCGCTGATGCTGAGCAATTGTTATCAGCAAAGCTCAATGACCTGTATGAGCTGTCATGATCCGCATATCAATGAGCGCAATAAAAAGGAAGTATTTGTACAACGCTGTATGAGCTGCCATCAGCAATCCACCCACGCCATCACCATGCAGCAGGGCAATAATTACTGCATCAGCTGTCACATGCCCCTGCAGGCCTCCAAAAGTCTGGATTTTAATAACAGCACCGAACAAAGCGACCTGAAATACTACCTCAGAACCCATCGCATTGCTGTTTACCCGGAGACGGGGAAATGATAACCGATGGATCATTGGTACAGTGGAGTCAATAAGACAGTACCCTCATTTAAACAGTTGTCCCAGCCGGCGGCCTTGTCTTCCCGATGGCTATCGCATATGTCCGGCTTAAGCAAGGCCTTTTCAGGATAACGCTTCCTGAAACCGGTGCTTTCCGGCACATTATATCTGTACTATGACAGGCGGGCTACTTCCCCCACCTGTCAGGTACCCCGCTGTGCCTAAAACCTAAGCGCACGGAGCTTTTACCTCAGATCCCAAAGCGATTTGCCAAACTGTCGAAGCTTTTTCTCAAACAGACCTACCGGTACAGGTGGGGGTAGCCACCTCTCTCCATTGGTCAGTTTAGGTTTTGTATATCCCCCACCCACCTAAAAGTCTCGCACGCGAAGTTTTTTAGGTGGGTCAGTTTAGCTTTTGGCTTCAGCGGTTTAGGAATCAGCTTCAACAGTTTAGGTTTTAGGTGCCGCTCCCCACCTTTGAGGTGGGGTACAGCGGTTCTGCGCCGGCCCGCCAGCCGCTCTTTTTATGGGGCGTGCCTATGGCACTCTGTGCTCCCTAGCATGTTCCCGCCTCCGGAATAAATTCCGGAGTTATTAAAAAATAAGGCAGGCCAATGGCCTGTAGAAAGAAGGGATGCAGGCGGGTGTAGCAGCACTCGGCGCTCTGCATAATGGAAGAAAGGCGCATGTCATGGAAGTCCCGCCCCACTCCAGCCAAAAACCTTTGCGCGCAGGCCTTAGGTGAGGTAGCTGGGGGTTACTCTTCCAACTGGCTGTTGCTTTTATGGGCCGTGCCTATGGCACTCTGTGCTCCCCAGCATGTCCCTGCTTCCGGAATAAATTCCGGAGTTGTTAAAAAACCAGGCAGGCCGAGGGCCTTTAGAAAAAGGGATGCAGGTGGGTGTAGCAGCACTCTGCGCTCCGTATGATGCAAGAAAGGCCCGTGTCGTGCAAGTTCCGCCCTGTCCCAGCCAAAACCTTTGCGCGCAAGCTTAGGTGAGGTAGCTGGGTTTTACTCTTCCTCCCGGCTGTTGCTTTTATGGGCCGTGCCTACGGCACTCTGTGCTCCGCAGCATGTCCCTGCCTCCGGAATAAATTCCGGGGTTATTAGAACCCAGTCAGGCCGATGGCCTTTAGAAAGAAGGGATGCAGGTGGGTGTAGCAGCACTCTGCGCTCCGCAGCATGTCCTTGCCTCCGGAATAAATTACGGAGGTATTAAAAACCAGTCAGGCCGAGGCCTTTAGAAAAAGGGATGCAGGTGGGTGTAGCAGCATTCTGCGCTCCGTATGATGCAAGAAAGGCCCGTGTCCTGCAAATCCCGCCCTGTCCCCATAACCACAAACCAAACTACTGCTCCTTCAGCAACGATGCTACTTTTTCCGCAGCAACCATCGTTGCAGGGTCAAACGCCGGAGTATTCATATAGGACAGAAGACTGTGCAGCAGTTGCTGTGCCTCCGGGCGCTGTGCCGTATCGGTCAGCAGGTCGATGCCGGTTATCATGAGTTTTCCTTTACCCACCTTACATTCCGTGATCAGTCCCAGCGGGCGGGCCGTTACCCAGTCGTCGATCACGCGCACTACGGGCTGTAACCCTTTCGCGAGGGAATCGAGAATGATGGCATTGGAATGGCTCATGGCATCCCACCACTGCCAGTTGCTGTGGTACTGTGTGGGAAATTCCTTTAATGCCGGATGCTTCGGATCGCAGAGAATGCCCAGTGTGTGCGGCGGCTGATTGTGGGTCCAGGCCGTGTTCCAGAAGATACTGGAAAAACCTACGGCAATATTACCTCCTGCCGCATCGGTGATACTGCCTTTCTTTAAGCTCAGCAATACCTTACCACCGTTCTGCAATGCCGTTACTGCTGCGGCATCCAGCTGCCGGGTTACCAGTATATCAGCCGGTGCTGCGGGCAATGTGGCGGGATATACAAAAATATCCCAGGCATTCTGATAGCTGCCCGCACTTACGGTCACGATCAGGCGCGAAGGTTTGGCCACCGATGCCAGGGATTGCTCGATGGTGCCCAACTGTACCCGGCTGCCGGCGGGAATCCCGGCGGTTTTGAAATCCCCTTCAAACAAGATACGGCCTGCCTCGTTGGCAATCGTCCATTTAAAGCTGCCTTTCAATTCGCCGGAACTGAACTGTGCCAGCTCCACCGGTACCTTTAAG is from Niabella beijingensis and encodes:
- a CDS encoding DUF4870 domain-containing protein, whose amino-acid sequence is MSNKTLAIVSYITIIGWLITYFSYKDQQEKSTLVSYHLEQGLGVFIFSVIVSIAVGILSAILPALSLIFSLISLVPLILLILGIINAANEVCKPVPVIGKFFEKKFGFLA
- a CDS encoding multiheme c-type cytochrome; this translates as MKILTVLLLIICTAVCLLKCTDRRTASGDPRGSRYAGAASCVQCHKNISDDYVHTSHFNTSAKVDAERFRKLIAALSDTVHFPNDQLVVLETAHSKLVQSYLLNGRQERSEPLDVAFGSGEKAWTFAYWKDDQLFELPLTYLSAIKRWTNSPGFQKDRPNYTRPIVRRCFECHSSYAYSENSLAQGQYAVEQIKANTVLYGLDCERCHGPAAEHVTFHQDNPQEKKARNMVSIKALSRQQQLDLCATCHSGDPVSLRSIFAFTPGDSLTNYYMYYPGSGKDPDAHGMQMQSLMLSNCYQQSSMTCMSCHDPHINERNKKEVFVQRCMSCHQQSTHAITMQQGNNYCISCHMPLQASKSLDFNNSTEQSDLKYYLRTHRIAVYPETGK
- a CDS encoding SIMPL domain-containing protein (The SIMPL domain is named for its presence in mouse protein SIMPL (signalling molecule that associates with mouse pelle-like kinase). Bacterial member BP26, from Brucella, was shown to assemble into a channel-like structure, while YggE from E. coli has been associated with resistance to oxidative stress.), which codes for MRQIFLLLSAVLITSFAGAQASKAYIEVRGMAKVPRTVKSYILDILISEDLSTGEANSYDSIKNAFFTAAKAAGYKEDRFREDQLGYALLQYPGKGSMYHFETSNEADIIKLHRLAGERGSAVSIASRRIRYEPVTDMDRIYTAAFADGKQRAEKIAKTMGKKLGQLIAVVDYSAAPMDTEETSYYKQTDDTYYYLSAQFAIE
- a CDS encoding glycosyl hydrolase, yielding MSQKFIRILLFIAFIAVAAVPFAQVAAIPSESGSYLDIRDKKAFLSPSTIYQPETWFHFIGGNISRKGITADLEAIAQAGISGVQLFHGQFGGRWPATDSQIYCLSPAWDAALHHTALECRRLGLRFTMQNCPGWAMAGGPWIQPSNAMRHLVWSRRDISAEQQTVTVTLTKPGGNEPWRDYKAITVLAFPTPEGDTDRPLVPAAVTGSPEVQWNTILSEKPDRPVALSPAAPSAPHWFEVTFDTSTIVRSIVLPSINSLNHSWCYEPGVALKVVAVSGDGGQTEILNTRLPQSNWQDNAPLTLACAETPGVKRYRVELVNEHDIRLGTIRLLSAARKNNWESEAGWTLRTIERKGDGYTRPPGTCVDPDRIRDLTRLMDDKGLLTWKAPPGKWTILRIGHVNTGKQNGPAPPEGTGWECNKLSEEGAAAHFQGYIGRLSNSSGPVGNGLLNGMLLDSWECETQTWTDDMEAEFERVTAYPLRKWLPAVFGYVIKDPETTFRFLRDWRATISDLVTNKFYGKMHQLAKERNLSITYETAAGDVFPADIMEYYKYADVPMCEFWQPFTNGYVGSLNFKPIKPTTSAARLYGKPRIAAEAFTSFALTWDEQWQQLKEVANINMIEGVTHLVFHTYTHNPQTDFLKPGTSFGSGIGTPFLRGQTWWKHMPEINRYFARCNYLLEKGRPVSDILWYLGDAIDHKPDQQAPFPEGFKYDYCNTDVLLNRLSVDNGWIVTPEGIRYRLLWLPDNTRLLPETVKKIAALVKAGATVVGNAPSGIATLRGGIAAKESFDAMVKSIWVQPRGIRQSGRGTIISGMSLSDALSALNIAPDVSGGAAQWLHRSTPDADWYFICPSKGNRFNGTLSFRNTGMVELWDPVSGDITPIRTEQQGDRTSVALDLPEAGSCFLVFRRNNREKKNKQPATVTTVASTALTNPWTLRFPEGWGAPSLLKLSGLKPWKELDLSKEGKAFSGTAVYTTTFRLDQVAPDMQYSIDLGEVGMIASVAVNGQSLRTLWAAPYKLDITKAIRPGDNTLKIEVTSTWFNRLVYDAGLPEDRRKTWTINGPPKEAALRKSGLTGPVRIITEKTGR